CTAAAACCATCCCTTTTTTGATCCATACCTTTAAATTAAGGGCGTAAAAAAACTAAAAATGAAAATAAAAACAAAGCCCACACCAAAAATGATGCGGGCTTTTCTATTTTGATTATTGCTTTTTATTACAATACATCCACACAATTTAAATCGCTAAAAGCAATTTTCATTCTTTCAACCAAAGATACTTGTCCTTTACGCAACCAGTTACGTGGGTCGTAGTATTTTTTATTTGGTTTATCGTCGCCATCGGGGTTACCGATTTGTCCTTGCAGATAATCATGATTCTCGGCCTCAAACTTGCGAACACCATCCCAGGTTGCCCACTGCGTATCGGTATCGATGTTCATTTTGATAACACCATATCCGATTGCCTCGCGTATTTCTTCTAATGAAGATCCGGATCCACCGTGGAAAACAAAATTTACAGGGTTGTTAGATAAACCGTGCTTTTTCTCAATGAATTTTTGCGAGTTATCCAGAATTTTTGGTGTTAACACCACATTACCCGGCTTGTACACCCCGTGTACATTACCAAAGGATGCCGCAATAGTAAAGTTAGATCCTACCGAACTTAATACTTCATAAGCCTCATTAACTTCTTCGGGTTGTGTATACAGCAGTGATGTATCAGCATCTGTATTGTCCACACCATCTTCCTCTCCGCCGGTTATACCGAGTTCAATTTCAATGGTCATACCTATTTTTTTCATTCTCTCGAAGTACTTTTTACAGATCGCCAGGTTTTCTTCCAATGGCTCTTCGGATAGATCGAGCATGTGAGAGCTAAAAAGAGGTTTTCCGGTTTCTTTAAAATGCTTTTCGCCAGCATCCAAAAGACCGTCGATCCAAGGGAGCAATTTTTTTGCTGCATGATCCGTATGTAAAATTACGGGAACCCCATAAGCCTCGGCCAACTCATGAACATGTTTAGCGGCTGCAATGGCACCTAATATAGGACCTTGCTGCCCCTGAAGACCAATTCCTTTACCTGCATAAAAGGCAGCACCACCATTGGACAACTGAATAATTACAGGTGAGTTAACAAGTTTTGCAGCTTCCAAAACACCATTGATAGAATCGCTACCTACCACATTAACTGCAGGAAGAGCAAAGCCATTGTCCTTTGCAACTTTGAATAATTTACTCACATCATCGCCGGTAACAACACCGGGTTTTACTACATCTAAAACTCTTTGTTTCATTGTGTCTATTATTTAAAATTTAGTTACCCAATAAATATAGATAACCGATACATATTTAATAAATGATTATTATTTATAACGAAAAAGGATCTGCGCGATTTTATGCCTGCATTAACTTATAAAATACAACACCTAAAGCTAATCCCACTAAAATCATTGCAAAAGTACAAAATAAAACTAATTAGTGCAGTAATAAGCAATTTTTAATAATATCAACTTAAGCAATACTTACACTTAGAATGGATAACCAATGGCGAAATTAAAGGCTACATCATCCCAGGTGTATGGTCTGCTTCCCATAATCCACTTATTACGCAAGGGGCCATTGGGGTTAAGTTCATCGCGGGGTATATCCATCGGGTCGCGCAATTTTAATCCGGTATCAAAGCGAAAAACAAAATATTTTACATCAAAACGCAATCCCAGACCCGTTCCTACGGCCAGTTTGTCGGTGAAATTTTTAAACTTAAATAAGGCGTTCTCATCGGGGCTTATATCCTTTCGGATGGTATAAATATTACCTACGTCCAAGAAAAGTGCCCCTTCGAGTACCCAGAACAACTTAAAGCGATATTCTGCATTCATCTCCAATTTTATATCTCCCGTTTGATTATAATAACTGGCATTAGGGTCGTTATACGAACCCGGACCTAAACCACGTACCGGCCAGGCGCGTATGCTGTTGGCTCCACCGGCAAAATATCTCTTTTCGAAGGGCAGCACAGCTAAGTTACCATACGGATAACCTACACCGAGATAAAAACGGTAAGCCATGCTACTGATACGGCTTGGGTAATGATGGTATCGAATATCGATATTACTTTGAACAAATTGTGCATACCGGATACCCATTACTTCATAATAAGTGTCGGTACTTCCGTTTTCGTTGGGTGTAGAAGTTACTTTTTTGCCAAAGGCCCGGGCAGCCAAATCGAGCACATTACCGGATTCTTCAACATTTAAGTTGGCATACCAAAAATTTTTACGCTGATCGAACTGTTGCTCGTTATAGACAATGGAATAGGCTGTGCTTGAAATCAAGTGATCTTCGTACGAAAATCGCAAATAGGTATCCTTAATCAAATTCCAGAAATCTACTTCCACAACGGGCATACGTACCAAATTGACACTTAGGGGTGTTACTACATGAGTGGTGTGCTTATTGGCCTTCCAAAGGTAACTTATTTTTCCGTTGGCAATGGTGCGTGTGTAATCCGGGCGTCGCTGATAACTGTATGCCAACGATAAGGACGTTTTAGGATTATACCTTTGCCTGAAACGTGGAATTTTAAATGGCATCCAAAATTTTGGATAAACGATATCGCTCTCTCCCCCAATTTCTATAGTACTAAAAGAAAGTCCCTGGCGGTTGTTCTGATTTTGCATAGATGCTCCAAAACTAAAACTAAATTCCTCGGCACCCTTGAACAAGTTTTTATGTTGATACTTAAAATTACCTCCCGCACCAAGGTTTCCTGATGAGTTTATCCCTTCGATATCGATGGAGTAAGATTGATGTTTGGCCGGAATCAGCTGAATATGACAATCTAACCATTTACTGTTGGCATTGGCTGTATCAGGGGGCGAGGCATCCTCAAAACGGATATTCACATAGCGGTATAATTTTAAACTTGAAAGGAGGGATTGTGTTCGATCCACCAAATCGGCACGAAAAAGCTGTCCCGGTAAAATATAACTTGAATTGTAAAGTACATCGGGGTTAACCTCTACTTTATCTACATACAAAAAATGGCAATTGTTAATTTGCAGGGTATCAAACAGCTCAAAATAATCATCTTTTTGACTCAGGGCTCTGTGGGTATCGTATCCCATCCTGAAAAACACATCCTTTATCCGGTACGTATTGTGTGCATAAGTGGTATCCTTACCACGATACAGTTCCCGATGCTGATTTTTTATAATTATGGAATCGTTAACCAAAAAATCCCCTATTGAACTATCTACCCTATAGTAGATAAATTCTTTCGAAAAATTATAGTACCCCATATTACGCAGCTGATGGGTAATACGCTGCCGTTCGGCATCGTGCACCGCCACATCAAAGGGTCTTCCTTCTTTGAGAAGGCTGTTTTTTTGATTTTCGATGACCAGCTTACCCACCACCGTATCTTCCGAACCATAATTAATCTGGTTTATTTTAAATCTGTTACCCGCTTGTATATTGTATACTACCTTCGCTTTTTTTTTGGATACAGGCACCAAACTATCATGCACGTGCGCATGAAAATACCCCTTATTTTTTAAAAATGTTTCAATATATCCGGCCGATTGACGCGCCTGCAAAGAGTCGTATAAAACGGGGGCTTCCCCCACACGGCG
Above is a window of Saccharicrinis carchari DNA encoding:
- the tamL gene encoding translocation and assembly module lipoprotein TamL, with protein sequence MKYLIYYILLFTLWMTVACSSVKNVPEDAYLLKRAQVKNNPRSISKDRFKPFIKQNENLRIFGILKFHLGLYNLAGSDTTKGLNRWLRRVGEAPVLYDSLQARQSAGYIETFLKNKGYFHAHVHDSLVPVSKKKAKVVYNIQAGNRFKINQINYGSEDTVVGKLVIENQKNSLLKEGRPFDVAVHDAERQRITHQLRNMGYYNFSKEFIYYRVDSSIGDFLVNDSIIIKNQHRELYRGKDTTYAHNTYRIKDVFFRMGYDTHRALSQKDDYFELFDTLQINNCHFLYVDKVEVNPDVLYNSSYILPGQLFRADLVDRTQSLLSSLKLYRYVNIRFEDASPPDTANANSKWLDCHIQLIPAKHQSYSIDIEGINSSGNLGAGGNFKYQHKNLFKGAEEFSFSFGASMQNQNNRQGLSFSTIEIGGESDIVYPKFWMPFKIPRFRQRYNPKTSLSLAYSYQRRPDYTRTIANGKISYLWKANKHTTHVVTPLSVNLVRMPVVEVDFWNLIKDTYLRFSYEDHLISSTAYSIVYNEQQFDQRKNFWYANLNVEESGNVLDLAARAFGKKVTSTPNENGSTDTYYEVMGIRYAQFVQSNIDIRYHHYPSRISSMAYRFYLGVGYPYGNLAVLPFEKRYFAGGANSIRAWPVRGLGPGSYNDPNASYYNQTGDIKLEMNAEYRFKLFWVLEGALFLDVGNIYTIRKDISPDENALFKFKNFTDKLAVGTGLGLRFDVKYFVFRFDTGLKLRDPMDIPRDELNPNGPLRNKWIMGSRPYTWDDVAFNFAIGYPF
- the fbaA gene encoding class II fructose-bisphosphate aldolase, whose amino-acid sequence is MKQRVLDVVKPGVVTGDDVSKLFKVAKDNGFALPAVNVVGSDSINGVLEAAKLVNSPVIIQLSNGGAAFYAGKGIGLQGQQGPILGAIAAAKHVHELAEAYGVPVILHTDHAAKKLLPWIDGLLDAGEKHFKETGKPLFSSHMLDLSEEPLEENLAICKKYFERMKKIGMTIEIELGITGGEEDGVDNTDADTSLLYTQPEEVNEAYEVLSSVGSNFTIAASFGNVHGVYKPGNVVLTPKILDNSQKFIEKKHGLSNNPVNFVFHGGSGSSLEEIREAIGYGVIKMNIDTDTQWATWDGVRKFEAENHDYLQGQIGNPDGDDKPNKKYYDPRNWLRKGQVSLVERMKIAFSDLNCVDVL